The DNA sequence CACTACAAGAAagaaggctaaattcgaccgaaaaaatcggtcgaatttagcttaATTCAACCGCGTACGGTCGaatttaactaaattcgaccgattttgaatcggttgtaataaagggagtcgaatttaggagttcggtcgtatttaactaaattcgaccggCTAATTATGACCGGATATTTACGACCTCTTAAATTCAACCGAACAAATTCGACCGAGGGCAATCGAATTTAATTTTTCACCTAAAATTTATAAACCCCGCccaaatattttaatattttgaaaaaatttaaaaatcccgcccaaataattaaatttttcgaaaaaaattaaaaataccgCCAAAATATTAAATTCGACAGTATACAATCGAAAATTAATTTCAACAATTTTTGGTTGCAACGTAAATTCAACCGAATTCGATCAATTTAAACTAACACCAGATTTAAAAAAACATTGCTCAATTTCATTTTATAATTTCAACCTAACCAAACTAGAACATCTTAAAATGTATCATTTCAACAACAGCAATTCTACAAAATATTATCTGCAAAAGATACAACACAAATGTCAACAAACAGATTTAATGGCTCAAAAAATTCGATAATTGCTATTACAATATACTAAAACCACCTCTTTTTTCCAGCCAGGCTGTTGCTACTACTCGCCACTCTGCAAACCCCTAATCTTATCCCATCTGCAACACCCGCAACCTCCAGTCTAAACCCATTTGCTACACCCACGACCTCCATGCCAGCTTTCGGAACTCCCTCTTCATCCTCATTTAATACCTCCCTTTTatcaataacaacaacaacaaactcAGTCCTCTTTGTTGTTTCAGCAACAACAAACTTCAGCATTTTGATTCTCCAATATATTTAACACCACGCTGCAACAAAAACTGCAGCAGCCGCCTCAGGCGTCTCTCTCAAGCTCTAGGAAGAAGAGCCAAACAGGCTCAATTTTTATCAAGAAAGAAGAATATACAAAGAGTTCTCCTCTCAAAACAATCTCTCAGAACAAATCTTTaagagaaaaataaaagaaaGGAGATTGAAAATAAAACCACACAAACTATACAAAAAAACCATGCCTAATTCTAAAAGCAAACAAGAAAGGACTCGAAATAAACATCAAGAAATCCAAGATTTATAATCTACAAACTCCAGCAAATAAAGCTCCAGGCAACAGAAAAGCACCTGCCATGTAGAAACCACCTGCCAAACCAACCAAATTTCAATCTTCCCTTCCCCTATTGCAAGCACAAACACGCCATATTGTAGACCAAAAAACAGCAAAACAGCGAGCAAAAATCCCAGAAACAGAACCCCTTCTCCTTCCAAATAGGCTCTTTTAGTTCTAATTAGGCTACTAAAAACACAAAATTGAAGTGAATGGGTAGAAATGAAAAGCAGGGGGGTTAGACCTGAATGTCGCGATCGGCGAGAGAGAAAGGGAGAGCACTACAACAAAATAGGCCAATTACGACGaccaacttacgacggaaaaaaatgggcgcccaacttacgacggaaaaaagtaaAACGTCATAATTATTTACAACCAAACCCAAAACCgtcgtaagtttagtattttattaataaaattatgcatGGCATGAataaacaaaaatgaaaattatttgaagttgcgatgatttaaacatttcgtcgttagttaattatttttattaaaattttaacgtgaaattatataaaaaaatatttcatctaaATTTACGACGAAATATTTGTGACGGAAAATAATGGAACTtccaatttacgacggaaattaaaattcgtcgtaagttatcaaagagggaaatttaatttttttcccaaaattttggcggtaaatttgacttttctcaatTTTTTTGCCGATAATAATTTATGACGGATTCCGTCGTAAATTAGGACATGATTTGTTAggacaaatatttttaaaataatcgaaacacaaatttaGGACTAAACGCTAGTTAGTTGTAATAGTCAAACtgaagtttgactgttaaaatggcaaaccaaataaaattatgttgatatgaaactttggttatatcactaatatatatatttattgacatccatatggttagatcaatgaaaaatatttttaaaataatcaaaacataaattcaggactaaacgctagttagctgtactagtcaaattgaagtttgactgttaaaatggaaaaccaaataaaattaatttgatatgaaattttagttatatcactaatatatatatttattatcatccatacggttagatcgatgaaaaatatttttaaaaataatcgaaacacaaatttaGGACTAAACGCTAGTTAGCTATAATAGTCAAACtgaagtttgactgttaaaatggcaaatcaaataaaattaatttgatatGAAACCtgggttatatcactaatatatatatttattgacattcatacggttatatggataaaaatatttttaaaaataataaagctTTATTTAACTATATTTGATACTATTTGCATTTATCATAAGATCACTAGTTAAACATCGTCaaagtaaaaataaattttgtCGTTTCCTTTTTATCTCCAAACAAGTGATAAAGTGAAGGTAGACATTTCTAAGTGTGACGCAATACTGAAAGATATGTAACATTTTTCCGAACCAATAGCAAAAGTACAAATACACTTTAAAACTATAAGATATATATTGTGAAGGAGTTTTATATTTTAGAATTTACTAATCACGTGTTTAGGTttatttttcatatttattttgttttctttaaCTTAAATTAACCATAAAATTTTACATAAAATTAAGTTTTAAAAAATGGCTTTCCACAAATTTCTTAACTCACTTTGTATTTATTAGTTGTCTATCCGAACAACAGCGATATCATTATGCGTTTGTTCAATTTATGTGTAGATTTCGTatgttttttattattaaattattttttcttttcaaaaaagaaatatatatattcataaaataaataatatgGACAAATTACATTAGGTTATGCATTTGAATATTGTTTAATCTTTTCTTAATTAAATCATAATATAAAATTGCATGTCAACAAAACAATGACGTGCTATGTTTACAGATGCCAGCCTAATACTACTTAAAAATAACACAAAAAATTAATTATAGTAACGGATCCTACAAGAAACTGGCCTATCAGCGACCGCGTTCTGTAGCAAAAGGCCATCAGCGACGTTGTGCGGTCGCTGAAGTCCGTCGCATAAAAACTGGTAGCTAATGCGCACTTTAGCGATAACTTTTGGCGACCGTGTGGTTGGCGACAGGCATTACCGACCGATCCCGTAGCAGATCCGAGTCAGCATCAATCTACCACGAATCCACGCGGAGGCGACGGCATTAGCGACCGTTCGCTGTAACTAATATCAGCGACCAGCATCTGCTACGCAATTTAGTCTCCAATAACAGCGACTGATTTTAGCTACGGAGTTGTGTTGCTATTGCTCGCGACGAATTTTTAGCTACAGAATGCTGTCGCTATTTCCGACGACGGGTTTTAGCTACGGAATACAAATAAGTCGCTACTGTTAGCGACCAAAAAGTTAGTAGTCGCTAAATGTATTTAGTCGCTAATAATTGCGACAGAGCTTTAGCTACCGTTTTTGGTCGCAAATAACAAGCTAAATTTTTCCGAACTTTAGCTACAGAATGCGGTcgctgaatttttttttttagaaattaataattTTTGTGATTTCAGCATATTTCCTAATATTTTAAACCTGTTTTCTTAATAAACTTGCAATAAAATAACAGATCTGTCACGCAAAGCATATTCATGACTCGAATCCAGAAATCCAATTTGGACTAATATAAAAATTCTAATACTTTTACATCATCTTGGAAAAACGAAAAAGACAAACGTAGGTGCAAGTATCGGCTAAGTACAAAATATCATAAATGCAACCAAATTCTAGTACAAAAGAAACATAAATGCGACCGATGAGACACACTAAGAAGATCCGCCAAAGTCCTCATCACGATCGTCACGATGTGCTCCCTGTAATTAACAAAACAATAAAGGAATATTACATTACAATAAAGGAATATTACATTACATGATAACAACAATGTATAACAAACTATCTCTGCCATTCAAGAACTTAAAGAACATAAATTCAAGTAACTTCACTATACAAAATACCTCAGAGTCATCCCCTTGTTGTGATGCATTCACCTCTGCCACTGTACGGGCTAGCTCCTCGGGATCCAAAGCTCCGAGATGGCCTCCCAGTATACGAAGAAGCTCGGGATCTCGACAAATAGCCCTCACACAGTTAGCAGGATTATGAATAACTGGCTGGCTTGATGACTGTGCAGACTGCGTGCTAAATGAGGAGCCACTAATGGACGGGCGTCGTCGTTTTCCTTGACCTTTGACATAGTTCTTCTTGACTTCAGATGCCATCTCCCATATGTCCTGATCAAAATATGGACGCTCACTACCCTCAGGATAACGCTCATCATATAAACGACGATATTTCTCCTGTCAACATATTAAAGATTAAccaattaaattaaattagtACCATATTACATTCATCACAGTGTTAATCACATTGTCGAACACATTGTCACAGTGTTAAACACATTGTCGAACACATTCTTCTCGACATGCATTACATCTAGATTATGACGAATTAAATTTGTAGACCAATAAGGTAATTCCCAGAAGATACTTGTCCGAACCCAGTTATGAGATTCACCGAATCCACTAATTTTCTTATCATTCTTACCAAATGGGACGACTGGAAGTCTCATCACACGAGTTTGCATCACCTTTCCAGAAaatcatggtatatgcatgtcATTTTCCACTTTACCTTTCCTGAAGTTTTCTCTGTTTCTTCGAAATGGGTGATCTACCGGCAAGAACCGACGATGACAATCAAACCAGCAAGGTTTTCGACCTTTTTGTAGAGTGAAAGACTTGGTATGCTACATGCAATAAGGACAAGCCAATTTCCCGTGTGTGCTCCATCCTGATAACATACCACAGGCCGGGAAGTCGCTTATAGTCCACATAAGCGCTGTCTTAAGGTTAAAATTTGTATGTGTTGAAACATCCCAAGTTTGTACTCCATCTTTCCATAATACCTTCAACTCATCTATTAGAGGCCTCAAGTAAACATCTAAATTCTTTCCAGGACTTGTAGGACCAGGAATCATTAGAGAGAGAAACATGTATGGTTGTTTCATACACATCCAAGGAGGCAGATTATACGGAGTAACAATAACGGGCCAACATGAGTACAGAACAACTGAGTGGCCAAAGGGGTTAAATCCAATTGTGGATAATACAAGCCTTACATTTCTCGGTTCCGACGCAAATTTCGGATGTGATTTGTTAAAATCTTTCCAAGCTAGCCCATCTGCGGGATGATTTGTATTGCAAATaacataattaaataataagtTCTATATGCAGCACATGAATTAAGTAAACCTTTACTGTATAATATCTTCAAACTCTATCCATATAAATTTTAACTATCTAATTAATGTACCTATGACATAGTCTTTTTTCAATAACTGTCATCATCTAGCTCTATGCTACATCCCTATAACATATTTAGAAACACTTGCAATTTTTTTTTGTGTCTTAGGGACAGAGATTACCGGCTTACAATCAGAAATATGTTgaattttcattttaattataATCAAACATCATTCATTAAGTTTGATACTTGGTAACCATCAGGTGACAATTTATTACGTTGATGTCTGATTACCAATATCTTAA is a window from the Apium graveolens cultivar Ventura chromosome 1, ASM990537v1, whole genome shotgun sequence genome containing:
- the LOC141724536 gene encoding uncharacterized protein LOC141724536, whose product is MASEVKKNYVKGQGKRRRPSISGSSFSTQSAQSSSQPVIHNPANCVRAICRDPELLRILGGHLGALDPEELARTVAEVNASQQGDDSEGAHRDDRDEDFGGSS